In Anopheles arabiensis isolate DONGOLA chromosome 2, AaraD3, whole genome shotgun sequence, the genomic window GCCGAACGGAATGCAGTGCTTCAGGACTGACCAAAGTGCATTTCAATGTGACAGCACACCTAGAAAGGAACAATGCAATGCTGATGGAAAAGCTGGACAATATAACGTTGAAACTTGGTGAAGCATTAACAAAGATTGAACAAACGACAGACACGTGTAAGGAGAAGCAGGACATGTTGAGCGACACCTTGCAAACGGTACTGGTTGAAATGCGTACGCAGAATACGGGCATTCGTGATCTGGAGCATAAGATGGATGAGTGTACAATGGGGCTGGGAGATTTTATGACAAGTATGTTTGATGCTAAAGAGTAATACTAAGATATCCAAAGATTATTTAGATAAAATTATCAGCTGTACTTGTAATAGTGCAGCTTCTGCAACGATGTGCTTTTGTACTTGCTTTTGATCATACTTTCTTTCATCCGATTcacgttgtttttgtgtggcaAAATATCGAAACTGTCCGATGGGTGTCCGTTTTCGCTGATGGAACGATGGTATACAGGACCCTATACAGTTTATCTCAAGAGCTCGGCACACCTTTACAACTTGTAATGAATCAATGCCGGCACTATGCTAGAAATCGTTGGTGTTTGACTTTTGGGACTTATATCTTAGTGTTTATATATCAGCAAATATATATAAAGAAACACGAGCCAGATCGTGTGGGCATAGGATTAACAGTGATATGAAAATGAGAGATTTTGGCTACGCCTTATCATTCGTTATCTACCAATGAGCGAACAAAGATAAGCAAACTTGCCGATAAGTAAAGGTTAAAATCATAGATATGTGTTATCATCTCTTATCGAtaagtaaaacaataaaaatatcacaCTAGAAAGTGCTACACTTCAGTACCTCAGTGAGACTCAGTGCCGCTCCATTCCCAGCGCTAGCTGTATATCGAGCATAAGTGTCTTGTTGCGCGAAACTGGTGGCGGAAGTTTGATTTCTTCATTTAATTTGTACAACTAATATGGAGTTATCGTGTAGTGTTTGCTCTGAGTTATATGTTCCTGAGGCTCATGTCGTCAGTACACCATGTGGCCACATGTTTCATAACGATTGTATCCGGCAGTGGTTAGAACGGTGAAAACTTTAGCAAACTAGTATAATCGAACGACACGGCGTACCATAATCTGGAcctttctttgttgtttttacagATCCCAAACATGCCCCGATTGTCGGGCTACATGCATTTCAACGAAGCTGattaaaatgcatttcaaTGTGACAGCTCATCTCGCACGTCCCACCAGCCAAAGGAATAATGCCGATGCAGTGCCGATGGAATCGCTGATGGACAACATTACAATTAAACTTAGTGAACTGGAAGACGCATTAAGAAGAATAGAACAAAAGACAGAGCAAAGTAATGAGAAGCAAGACGTGCTGAGTGTCACTGTACACGGTTTAGTGGATGAAATACGAATGCAAAATACGGTTATTCATGATCTCGAGAATAAGATGGATTTGTGTACAGTGGGGCTGGGAGACTTTCTGACCAATATACTTGACTCTTCCTAGTATGGTTAGGTtgtgaaaacaaattttaacgataaaaacaaacacttgtGATGTGATAAAAAGCTGTGTAAAAATATGTGTGCACTGTTTTGGTTCATCTTATCTTTTCGATCCTATTCAATTCGCGGTAAAggaaaatttttatttttcctgttCAAAGGGAAAAATACCACAAATTTCTCGTTAAACGTAGTCGAATTTAAAACAGCCAACAAACCACTCTCAATATTGAATCCTAACCCAACAAGATAAGGAAATTCCTAGTAGATGATATCAAAAATACCAACGAATGGAACTTTGTATAGACTATTTTACGGCTCTACTGAACTTAGGTATTgtgaaattttccatttttggttATTATTCGCCAAAATATCGTTCCTAATCTTTTTCTCGCTAAGGGCTTGATTCCGAGAACCATTGACTGAAATCATTTCTAGAATCGACGATTTTATAGGTAAAGCTCGACTGCTTAGGTTCCGTAGGTGCAACGATTCCAGTAGGGGTAAGgcactccgacccgttggcgATGTTAGCTTgggtcggaatcgaactaaaATAGGTTCAGTACGCAAGTGATGCAAATCAACTAAACGACCGACTAAACGACTAAACGGGATCTAAATGGCTCAAGTTCTCAACCTAAAAGGAATctaaaaagacttcgttttACAGAAGATAAACGACTGactgcattctaaaaatagcaacaacaacaaaacatggaGACACCATCTGTTGATAGGATAGCCACACAGTGGAACTTTCTTCGCGTTGAGTGGGTCGGAGTCATGCATTTAACAATTTAGTAACATTTCACTGGCGTGATGTAAGCGATGGTCCAAAGGGAATAATTTTTGCGTATTTAATATTCGTTACAGAAATGTTTGCTCCATAAATCATTACAATCCAGTGCTTTGTTTTAGAATTAATCAGataatcagttttttttttaaatccaaaACGATGAGTTAAcgcaaatatcaaataaaaatcCATTTCGAGTTGTTTCGCGGCTGCAACGAAtaaaaaatcgagcagttaTTCCACATGCACGTGGAACAGACACTTTAGCACCCGGGTCCGCCTGCTTTACAACGACTGTGCAGAAACAAACCACACCGTGTACACGCGCTGACAGCGCCCGCTTTCAAAAGACGGgaaaagcaagaagaaaacGTGCAACTGTCACTTTCCGCGTAAAAGAAGCAGAAgttttgtgcgtgcgtgcgtgtgaggTAAAGAAAAAGTTCCCTCTGCAACTTACTAGACCACACTTTTACGTTAATTCTGCAAGTATATTTAGATTGTTAGGCTACTAATAGATGTTGAAAAAGATACCCTTTTTTAcacggtgcgtgtgtgcgtgtggctgATTTGGTTTCGCTGCCAAACTCTGGTCGAAACTCCTCGGTCCCATTATGTAATGGAAAGCTGGTGCCGGAAAAGGATAATCGGCTGCGAAACCATGTGTCCTTGTCCCTGCGGCTGTATGCACCAGATTTGGGAAGCGAAGAGGTAGTAGTAAcgctgtgtgcgtgcatgtAATGTACGcgcagtgcagtgcagaatGTGGGCCAGTGTCGCAGCGCCGCCTGTGTTGCACCGTGTGGGTAGCGAAGGCCCCGCCTGTGGTGCAATTGATTCACATTTCACCGGCTGATGAAACCGTGGCTTCGTGGCAAGCACGGGCGACGACTTCCCCGCTCCATCCCCGTGTAGAGCAATCGAGAACAAAACGAAGAGTGCACACACACCTGTGTACCTGTGGTGCGCCTTTCACTCTTCGCTGCATGTAAGGAgtgtggcagtgtgtgtgcgtgtgtgtgcgccgggTGGAAAGGAGTTCCCCCCTCCGGGATTTGATGTGGTTTTTGCTGGAACCGTAATGAAATGGGCCGGCCAAGCACGTGTGTGAAGGTGTTTGCCTGTGTAAGCAGTGTGCCAACATTTACCTTCGAGAGAAGTGGACGAAACATCCGGcacggaaaagaaaacgaagtTTCCTCTCCTTCGTTGTGTAACGTGTCAATTTTCTATTGTGCCATTGGGCAAGCtattttattccttttctttttgcagaTTAAAAAGGGACCGATCGGTTTGCTTGAGGAAGGAagattttgtgttttgaaaagCGCAATGGCGCATCACGGCTAGCGGCAGCCCAAAATTAACACGCACCTCTTCTAAACAACAGCCCGAATGATGGGTCGATTGATTAATGAGGTCAAAAGAGTCCCTCGTTTTGTGattatcatcacacacacacacacacccgcgaGACGAGCCTCCGGGGGAAATGAAAGTGGTGGAACGGACTTGCTTCGGGCACAGAGTTCAGCTGATAAGAGCGGGACGGTTTTGTCTTGTCGGCTCGGTAGCAGGTGTTTGAGGGGCGAGAGCCATGGGCTCGATTGTTTAATGCACGCCCTTTCATCTCCTATCAAAACACATTCGAGCACACATGGGGGGAAAAGGGGGGCCTGTTGCGCTGTGAACCTGGTACGGGCTCTGCCGGCTCAAACCGGATCGGTGAGCACATAACAATGTTAAGGGCGAGTGGGAAACCAACCCCCTCCGAGCAGCGGAGAAGATTGACTGGTGGCTCGTCAAGGTGTTAATTTTATAAGGACGATCATTGATCTTCGCACaccagcaagaagaaaaaaaacatatgtgCAGCTTGGCTGAACGCACGACACAACAATACATGATAATTGGAATACAGCGCGGTCAGTCAGCCGTATGTCGTGTGACCGTGTGGTCAGTACACAAGGGGGCGAAAAAGTGTCACACCAGCGATGAGCGTGCATTATCACCTTCCGTTCTGGATGAATCTGGTTTAAGTGACACGCGCGCCCGAACCCGTAGTGTACTACTACGCAGTTGGTCCACTGTTATGTGGAACCACGGTGGAATTGAAACGTCCAACGATTGTTCCAAAGGTGGTGTCacacgacgatgatgataagCTCCTCAGCGTGGATGGTACAAGGATCATCTTGTTCGTAAAACATTCATCACCGCACAAATCCACCGTCCGAATCCATCTTCCCAGTAAAGCCACGTCGGTTTTGTCTCCAATCCCTCACTCTCTAATTCCTCAATTACTTCAACACGTGCCCGGTTTGGTTAGGGAAATTTGAATTGGCGATACACGTCCTTCAGATCCGTTTCGCGGCTCCACTTGACCgtgacacacatacacgctgcGAGAACACAACCCTTCGTGGAGCTTCGGTTGATTGTTCTGCGAGCTTGTCGATTCGCACAGTTTCAAATTATGCAAACGTAGGCATGCAGTGGTAGTAAGTACGGTCCCGTTGCCGTAAACAAACTAAGCCAATGTGATCTTTTTGCTATCGTGTCGCTGTACAAACGTTTGTTTGGTGGGATACGATTTGAACGCTATTATTAGCGATTGATAAAACGAAGACGGGAAGAGCAAAGCGGGAGGGAAAACACGGGACTGCTGTCGCCTGTTGCTAATGCCCTTACTTTGTTGCCTCCCGAGGCGTGGTGTGTATCGGGgagaagtaaaacaaacactcaGTGACACCCTTTTGTGCCAAGACATTCGACGACGGGCTGTTTGGTGTCATAGACACAAGCACACGTGTTTTAAATTAGAAAAATAAGTTAATTGGCTGTTTATATTCCGTTTTTTGCACGCGACTTAACAAATCTTATTAGTTTCTCATTATTCCAGCTGATTGATATAGGTCAGTTTCCTATTAGAATCCATGATCGCCGTCATCAAAGGCTCGTTGCGATGGATCACGTTGCAAATCACGTTCGCGATCATCGCACACATcagcgaaaaaaacaaaatgtgcaaCGTTTGCACATTCTTGAATATTGCCGCGTCGCGTTTTAGAGCCATCGCTTTCTACCGACAAGCAAAACAGAGAGCAAAATCGTTACGGAACCACACATTGTCCCCCTGAAACGGAATCGCGTTCAGGTGCAATTTCCAAAATGAGAAGAGTCACTTTATTGCTTTATAGATTTTCTTACATCAAAACCTTCCATCGGTGATTGACTCGAAAGCGCTCAAACGGGGCCAGTTTACCTAGTCTAGGTGGACGTATACACCCCCCTTCCACCAGCCGTATCATATCGATGATTTGTACGGACGagccccaaacacacacacacacacactcatcccACTCATACCGTGACCGTGTGTATTAGTACATTGTTTGCCACCCTTTACGGTCATCCCCCTATCATCCGGCCTTTGCGGCGGTGACGGCGGCGTCGTGGCGTAAGtatcgcgcacacactctttCAGCCAGTCGCTCGCGAGCTGTCGTTGCGCGAACATTCGAACAAGTCCGCGCCACAATCAGGGCAAGAAGATCCGTTCTTCGGTGTGTGCTGCACTAACCGAGAAAGGTAcgtctggtgtgtgtgtttgtgtgtgtgtgtgtatatattgTGTCCTTCAAGGCGCAAAAAGAGGACTGTAAGGACTAGAAAAGCTCCCAAAGTGTACCCAGCCTACTGGAATGATCTCAGCATAAACACAGTGTGAGACGAtcgtctatttttttttcgcgaatGATCTCAGCGTGCGTAACCGTTTGCGATGTGCGCTATAGAGCTCTGTGCGGTGTACGAACCGAGAGATAAATGGcctacgatgatgatgagtttttGCGCCGACTTTTCACGCGTTATGTAACGGAAAAACGGAACATCGGTAGTGTTGCGAGCGAACGATTCGCTAGTCAGAATGTTGCGCGGTGTGAAATTACGGAATGAAACACCGTACCAGACGGTGTCGGTGTGCTATGGAGAATCGTAGCGAGCAAAGCTTTGCGCTAACCACACGGAGAGTGGCCCATGTGACTAGGTTTCTGACCGCAAAAGAGTTACGCCGCACGAAACGGAACGAATTGGCATTTCTTTTAGCCCGTTTGAGGAATACGATGGGGCTTTTTCTTTTGACTTTGTTTTAAAGATACAATTGACAACCGTATGTACCGGTCGAACTTGATCTCCCACTCCCCCGGTTTAGATAACCCCCCGTGAATGTGAAGGTTTTTATTCCGTTTGCCGATCATCGTTTGCCCATCTCCAACCGGACCCAAAacacatcccccccccccccctcacacAAGTCGTAGGGATCATCCTCTGCCTCTTGCATCTCTAGCCCCACGCCCCACCCGGGTTGATCGGTGCTCTCGTTCGTTCGCTATGAAAATCGTTTCAAAAATAGAAATTGTATTTTAGCAGCCTTTAAGCAGAAGCGTGGTGTTGCCGCGATGGCCCGGTTTGAATTTGCGGAAGAAGGGGCACTATGGGGGGCAACGGGCGGACATTTGGTGACCgcagatgttttgtttttagcgCAAGGTTCAGTGGTTGTTATGCAAAACACCTTTTTGCACCAGAGCATATTCGCATTCTTGTTGGACAACGGTTTGCGGGTtgggcagtttttttttttttaatgtttgtttattattgttttgacCTAAAACATTTATTGCGATCTTATCTAATCGTAGGTTATGCTTACACCGTGCAATAGGCAATCTTCTTCCAACCGAGCTTTGACAGTATCGTCAGCAAAAATGCCCAGCTGGGCGGGTGGTATAGTCTCGTATCAATCAGAGGAACACCCCCTTAAGTGCAATTGTTGGAAGCACATTATCAATCCAGATTGAGATAGAGAAAGTCTGGGCTGGCAATTGGGCTGGCCGCGTCTCCGGGCTTCCATGTGACACGTTTTACGTACGCTGATAGCAATTACGACCGTTGATAATAAGCCATGGACAACCCCTTTCTTGTTCGGATTCGGTACTAAAGCGAAAGTCATTTTGCCCGGCTCAATTTCGATTGGTTTCGCCTTTGCCAAATTGGCAGTCAACAGCCGAGATCACTTCGATCCTGCAAAAGAGCGCAGCACACATTCGCCAAAAGTTTACGGGGACAAGGCCAAAAAAGCCATTCAAAAGACACGCGAGAACCGGTAGTAAGGGAAGATCGTTGGTTCCGTAGGAAgttacattacaaaaaaacaacgtcgGAAGGCCACCGCACCCGAAACCGGTTCGAGTTTGCGAATGTCTTGGCTACTCGCGGCGCGATACTTCCCCATGAGTCAATGATCGCGGTTCCCCTCGGGGCGTTTATCGCCTGGAATTTTAGCGCGCTTGGGGAAGTACCAAAAAATGCTGTACCCAGAGTGGGGGTAGCcatcaattattattttgccGAAACAGGTTTTCAAAATGATTTCCAGTT contains:
- the LOC120897554 gene encoding E3 ubiquitin-protein ligase TRAIP-like codes for the protein MELSCSVCSELYVPTVHVVITPCGHMFHNDCILPWLERSRTCPDCRTECSASGLTKVHFNVTAHLERNNAMLMEKLDNITLKLGEALTKIEQTTDTCKEKQDMLSDTLQTVLVEMRTQNTGIRDLEHKMDECTMGLGDFMTSMFDAKE